From Sardina pilchardus chromosome 9, fSarPil1.1, whole genome shotgun sequence, a single genomic window includes:
- the ecm2 gene encoding extracellular matrix protein 2 isoform X2: MRLRVLLALWFILCLSLILAQEQQVSLARGKRRRGGHRRGKKVISSQLAHQRGVPILNGDAGTAIFLESYKSVNEQESNYNIIPGRRGQCQYMGITMFDKAVWSPKACVTCLCSEGSVVCDEVTCPTLRCQLAYTPIGECCPVCEEHVLDVPDFSGDSPVASDSSEPDLRLQRTPAEIEEILRQEEEEHREEEERLRRKDEEKKRKKKKKKDREAAERKAQDELRKAEEERWLREEAEAAEERKRRQEEQRKHEEERMRTLETEQRLMLKALEEAAERAAERASERQTDQEEEEDEEIEWLRGDVFQMPPLEPTAVGLPPLPPLSEPIEPTDEEENDDTDSEEVVIQRVTQSLPKGCTISDVTVNCDNAKLTSIPPLSIPELKILSLEGNDITAIPSGAFNGIPNLEWINFGKNKITSQNIDPRAFKGLKVLSRLYMDGNLLEKIPTALPPTLQELKINENNLGQINDNSLEELHNLITLEMEGRNYFRTIPQGLPPSLLELYLENNVIEEISEGAFNQTYNLNVVVLRHNKIDESRIAPLAWINHKTLESVDLSYNNLYLVPSFLPKSLVHLVLVGNKIERIPAYVFAHMEQGLEYLYLSYNKLDGEGIEPESFIGCLHSMTELCLDNNQISSVPVGINEMTSLHFLRLNNNQIRNIDEDSICDPINEDDSQLVALRLENNYLDLRKIPPTTFSCVRSYSSVVLKPQKIK, encoded by the exons ATGAGACTAAGGGTTCTACTAGCTCTCTGGTTCATTCTTTGTCTGAGCCTCATTCTGGCTCAGGAGCAGCAGGTGTCACTTGCCCGCggaaagaggagaaggggaggacaTAGAAGAGGCAAAAAGGTCATCTCCAGTCAACTGGCCCATCAGCGCGGAGTGCCAATTCTCAATGGTGATGCTGGAACAGCAATTTTCCTTGAGTCATACAAAAGCGTCAATGAACAGGAATCCAACTACAACATCATCCCAG GGAGAAGAGGACAATGTCAGTACATGGGCATTACCATGTTTGACAAAGCCGTCTGGTCACCCAAGGCCTGCGTCACCTGCTTATGCTCTGAAGGGTCAGTGGTGTGTGATGAAGTCACATGTCCAACTCTGCGTTGTCAACTCGCCTACACACCCATTGGAGAGTGCTGCCCAGTGTGTGAAGAACATG TGCTAGATGTCCCTGACTTTTCTGGCGATTCCCCAGTGGCCAGCGACTCTAGTGAGCCAGACCTTCGGTTACAGCGCACACCAGCAGAAATCGAAGAGATTCTaagacaggaggaagaggaacacagggaggaggaagaacgTCTTCGCAGAAAAGacgaagaaaagaagaggaaaaagaagaagaaaaaggacaGGGAGGCAGCTGAGAGGAAAGCTCAGGATGAGCTGAgaaaagcagaggaggagagatggctgAGGGAGGAAGCAGaggctgcagaggagaggaaaaggcgACAAGAAGAACAGAGAAAACATGAGGAGGAACGAATGAGGACCTTGGAGACAGAACAGAGGTTGATGCTTAAGGCATTAGAGGAGGCTGCTGAGAGAGCAGCTGAGAGAGCCTCAGAGAGGCAAACGGatcaagaggaggaggaagatgaggaaatTGAGTGGTTGAGGGGTGATGTCTTTCAAATGCCCCCATTGGAACCAACAGCAGTAGGGCTTCCACCTCTCCCACCCTTAAGTGAACCCATTGAACCCACAGATGAAGAGGAGAATGATGACACTGACAGTGAGGAAGTAGTGATTCAGAGAGTGACACAATCTCTTCCAAAGGGGTGTACCATATCTGATGTGACTGTTAACTGTGACAACGCAAAACTCACCAGCATCCCACCCCTGTCAATCCCTGAACTGAAAATTCTAAGTCTAGAGG GTAATGATATTACTGCAATCCCATCTGGGGCCTTTAATGGTATTCCCAATCTGGAATGGATAAACTTTGGCAAAAACAAGATCACATCTCAAAACATCGACCCACGAGCATTCAAG GGCCTGAAAGTACTGAGTCGTTTGTATATGGATGGAAATCTCCTTGAAAAAATCCCTACAGCTCTTCCTCCAACACTACAAGAACTGAAGATCAATGAAAACAACCTTGGTCAAATTAATGACAACAGTTTAGAGG AACTGCACAACCTGATTACTCTGGAAATGGAAG GCAGGAACTACTTCCGCACTATCCCCCAAGGCCTGCCCCCTTCGCTGCTG GAACTTTACCTCGAGAACAATGTGATTGAGGAGATATCTGAGGGAGCTTTCAATCAGACCTACAACCTAAATGTAGTAGTCCTGAGACACAATAAGATTGATGAGTCTCGCATTGCACCACTGGCCTGGATAAACCACAA GACCCTGGAGTCAGTAGATCTATCCTACAACAACCTATATCTTGTCCCATCCTTCCTCCCAAAGTCCCTTGTCCACTTAGTACTTGTTGGGAACAAGATTGAAAGGATTCCAGCTTATGTGTTTGCTCATATGGAGCAAGGTCTAGAGTACTTATATTTGTCCTACAACAAGCTGGATGGTGAGGGGATCGAGCCAGAGTCCTTTATTGGCTGCCTCCACTCCATGACTGAGCTCTGTCTGGACAACAATCAAATCTCTAGTGTCCCTGTTGGAATCAATGAGATGACTTCACTACACTTTCTTAGACTCAACAACAACCAAATAAG GAATATTGATGAGGACTCTATCTGCGACCCCATCAATGAAGATGACTCACAACTCGTGGCACTACGCCTAGAAAACAACTACCTTGACTTAAGAAAAATTCCACCCACTACATTCTCCTGTGTTAGGTCGTACTCCAGTGTTGTGTTGAAGCCACAGAAGATTAAATAA
- the ecm2 gene encoding extracellular matrix protein 2 isoform X1 translates to MRLRVLLALWFILCLSLILAQEQQVSLARGKRRRGGHRRGKKVISSQLAHQRGVPILNGDAGTAIFLESYKSVNEQESNYNIIPGRRGQCQYMGITMFDKAVWSPKACVTCLCSEGSVVCDEVTCPTLRCQLAYTPIGECCPVCEEHVLDVPDFSGDSPVASDSSEPDLRLQRTPAEIEEILRQEEEEHREEEERLRRKDEEKKRKKKKKKDREAAERKAQDELRKAEEERWLREEAEAAEERKRRQEEQRKHEEERMRTLETEQRLMLKALEEAAERAAERASERQTDQEEEEDEEIEWLRGDVFQMPPLEPTAVGLPPLPPLSEPIEPTDEEENDDTDSEEVVIQRVTQSLPKGCTISDVTVNCDNAKLTSIPPLSIPELKILSLEGNDITAIPSGAFNGIPNLEWINFGKNKITSQNIDPRAFKGLKVLSRLYMDGNLLEKIPTALPPTLQELKINENNLGQINDNSLEELHNLITLEMEGNMLSESNVDPQAFTTLTGLSYLRLGRNYFRTIPQGLPPSLLELYLENNVIEEISEGAFNQTYNLNVVVLRHNKIDESRIAPLAWINHKTLESVDLSYNNLYLVPSFLPKSLVHLVLVGNKIERIPAYVFAHMEQGLEYLYLSYNKLDGEGIEPESFIGCLHSMTELCLDNNQISSVPVGINEMTSLHFLRLNNNQIRNIDEDSICDPINEDDSQLVALRLENNYLDLRKIPPTTFSCVRSYSSVVLKPQKIK, encoded by the exons ATGAGACTAAGGGTTCTACTAGCTCTCTGGTTCATTCTTTGTCTGAGCCTCATTCTGGCTCAGGAGCAGCAGGTGTCACTTGCCCGCggaaagaggagaaggggaggacaTAGAAGAGGCAAAAAGGTCATCTCCAGTCAACTGGCCCATCAGCGCGGAGTGCCAATTCTCAATGGTGATGCTGGAACAGCAATTTTCCTTGAGTCATACAAAAGCGTCAATGAACAGGAATCCAACTACAACATCATCCCAG GGAGAAGAGGACAATGTCAGTACATGGGCATTACCATGTTTGACAAAGCCGTCTGGTCACCCAAGGCCTGCGTCACCTGCTTATGCTCTGAAGGGTCAGTGGTGTGTGATGAAGTCACATGTCCAACTCTGCGTTGTCAACTCGCCTACACACCCATTGGAGAGTGCTGCCCAGTGTGTGAAGAACATG TGCTAGATGTCCCTGACTTTTCTGGCGATTCCCCAGTGGCCAGCGACTCTAGTGAGCCAGACCTTCGGTTACAGCGCACACCAGCAGAAATCGAAGAGATTCTaagacaggaggaagaggaacacagggaggaggaagaacgTCTTCGCAGAAAAGacgaagaaaagaagaggaaaaagaagaagaaaaaggacaGGGAGGCAGCTGAGAGGAAAGCTCAGGATGAGCTGAgaaaagcagaggaggagagatggctgAGGGAGGAAGCAGaggctgcagaggagaggaaaaggcgACAAGAAGAACAGAGAAAACATGAGGAGGAACGAATGAGGACCTTGGAGACAGAACAGAGGTTGATGCTTAAGGCATTAGAGGAGGCTGCTGAGAGAGCAGCTGAGAGAGCCTCAGAGAGGCAAACGGatcaagaggaggaggaagatgaggaaatTGAGTGGTTGAGGGGTGATGTCTTTCAAATGCCCCCATTGGAACCAACAGCAGTAGGGCTTCCACCTCTCCCACCCTTAAGTGAACCCATTGAACCCACAGATGAAGAGGAGAATGATGACACTGACAGTGAGGAAGTAGTGATTCAGAGAGTGACACAATCTCTTCCAAAGGGGTGTACCATATCTGATGTGACTGTTAACTGTGACAACGCAAAACTCACCAGCATCCCACCCCTGTCAATCCCTGAACTGAAAATTCTAAGTCTAGAGG GTAATGATATTACTGCAATCCCATCTGGGGCCTTTAATGGTATTCCCAATCTGGAATGGATAAACTTTGGCAAAAACAAGATCACATCTCAAAACATCGACCCACGAGCATTCAAG GGCCTGAAAGTACTGAGTCGTTTGTATATGGATGGAAATCTCCTTGAAAAAATCCCTACAGCTCTTCCTCCAACACTACAAGAACTGAAGATCAATGAAAACAACCTTGGTCAAATTAATGACAACAGTTTAGAGG AACTGCACAACCTGATTACTCTGGAAATGGAAGGTAACATGTTGAGTGAGAGTAATGTGGATCCTCAGGCCTTCACAACTCTGACTGGACTCTCCTACTTGCGTCTAGGCAGGAACTACTTCCGCACTATCCCCCAAGGCCTGCCCCCTTCGCTGCTG GAACTTTACCTCGAGAACAATGTGATTGAGGAGATATCTGAGGGAGCTTTCAATCAGACCTACAACCTAAATGTAGTAGTCCTGAGACACAATAAGATTGATGAGTCTCGCATTGCACCACTGGCCTGGATAAACCACAA GACCCTGGAGTCAGTAGATCTATCCTACAACAACCTATATCTTGTCCCATCCTTCCTCCCAAAGTCCCTTGTCCACTTAGTACTTGTTGGGAACAAGATTGAAAGGATTCCAGCTTATGTGTTTGCTCATATGGAGCAAGGTCTAGAGTACTTATATTTGTCCTACAACAAGCTGGATGGTGAGGGGATCGAGCCAGAGTCCTTTATTGGCTGCCTCCACTCCATGACTGAGCTCTGTCTGGACAACAATCAAATCTCTAGTGTCCCTGTTGGAATCAATGAGATGACTTCACTACACTTTCTTAGACTCAACAACAACCAAATAAG GAATATTGATGAGGACTCTATCTGCGACCCCATCAATGAAGATGACTCACAACTCGTGGCACTACGCCTAGAAAACAACTACCTTGACTTAAGAAAAATTCCACCCACTACATTCTCCTGTGTTAGGTCGTACTCCAGTGTTGTGTTGAAGCCACAGAAGATTAAATAA
- the ippk gene encoding inositol-pentakisphosphate 2-kinase, with amino-acid sequence MELDKMDENDWKYHGEGNKSLVVSHVQHSRVLRLLKYPSQDAEHTQQRTEQAYRHIHSIVDFSKNVMKPLLGEAYVHSGEVVNLPLDFVRHLSLKVQQERPELRCDKVMDTFSGYALCLPNLTHLNARHFGDHRLPLCVEIKPKCGFLPFSGHVTKECKRKVCRFCMHQHYKLANGKWKRQSRYCPLDLFSGNKQRMYIAIKHLLEEPQNNFKIFKGGELIFSCKDAAEQQPDLSALAQQLRPYFTHSAGLYKGHLSAKAVLNEFIQVVSSALLSSWNCSRTGEPKKVHPAEGRGYCEASPVHRDLLRNGNNSLSKDSVLGRILQAQMLDNLDIEGIYPLYKRVEQYLEEFPKERSRLQIDGPYNDSFLERVNNCPGEDDGSVEYAIGKAHQYRVAMTAKDCSVMITLAPCEEDEVLESSLEIQPSKPRLTYSVSILDLDPKPYDAIPYQHKLDSKIVNYYLRSTHSKQELTSSSSLLVEREDRTLVFHPV; translated from the exons CATTCCAGAGTACTCCGACTGCTGAAGTACCCATCACAGGATGCAGAGCACACCCAGCAG AGAACAGAACAGGCGTATCGACACATACACAGCATTGTGGATTTTAGTAAAAATGTTATGAAGCCATTGTTGGGGGAGGCGTATGTCCACAGTGGT GAAGTTGTTAACCTACCACTGGATTTTGTGAGACATCTGTCTTTGAAAGTCCAGCAAGAGAGACCAG AACTGCGCTGTGACAAAGTCATGGATACATTCAGTGGATATGCTTTGTGTCTACCGAATCTCACTCATCTCAATGCTCGTCACTTTGGAGATCACAGACTTCCTCTTTGTGTAGAAATAAAG ccaAAATGTGGATTTCTTCCTTTTTCGGGGCACGTCACTAAGGAATGCAAACGCAAAGTGTGCCGATTCTGCATGCACCAACATTATAAG TTAGCCAATGGAAAGTGGAAACGACAGAGTCGGTATTGCCCCTTGGACCTCTTCTCAGG GAACAAACAGAGAATGTACATTGCAATTAAACACCTTCTTGAGGAACCACAAAACAACTTTAAAATCTTTAAG GGTGGAGAGCTGATATTTAGTTGTAAAGATGCTGCAGAGCAGCAACCAGACTTGAGTGCACTGGCCCAGCAGCTGAGACCCTACTTCACCCACAGTGCAGGTCTTTACAAGGGCCACCTGTCAGCCAAGGCTGTGCTGAATGAATTCATCCAGGTGGTCAGCAGTGCGTTGCTCAGCAGCTGGAACTGCAGTCGCACTGGTGAACCTAAGAAGGTGCATCCAGCTGAAGGCCGGGGATACTGTGAGGCAAGCCCTGTTCACAGGGACCTGCTCCGAAATG GTAATAACAGCCTGTCAAAAGACTCCGTCCTGGGCAGAATACTTCAAGCTCAGATGTTGGATAACCTGGATATCGAAGGCATTTACCCCCTTTACAAACGTGTGGAACAGTACCTGGAGGAGTTTCCCAAAGAAAG GAGTAGACTACAGATTGATGGACCTTATAATGACAGTTTTCTGGAAAGGGTGAATAATTGTCCTGGAGAAGATGATGGATCAGTAGAGTATGCTATAGGAAAG GCTCATCAGTACAGAGTTGCAATGACAGCCAAAGACTGTTCAGTCATGATCACACTGGCACCGTGTGAGGAAGATGAAgt ACTTGAGTCCAGCCTGGAGATCCAGCCTTCAAAGCCTCGCCTCACCTACTCAGTCTCCATCCTGGACCTTGACCCCAAACCCTATGATGCCATTCCCTACCAGCACAAGCTAGACTCTAAAATAGTGAATTACTATTTAAGGAGCACGCACTCCAAACAGGAGCTGACCAGCTCTTCCAGCCTCCTTGTGGAGCGTGAGGATCGCACACTGGTGTTTCATCCTGTATGA